In Clostridium swellfunianum, a genomic segment contains:
- a CDS encoding S8 family serine peptidase, protein MKRKLAAVLLCTAFVLNASACDAKIKKETPVSADEAKKEVVRITKFPLAVDYQRGSLNSLEKLNENVGKYNLDLRSYNIEALDLSGYENKLNNAMFDSKTKWPAKLPSNFNPQKMLEFHKNPGLGLRKLHVKGITGKGISIAFIDYSLLVTHEQYYDRVKMYEEVHYAPKEAQLHAPAVASIAAGKDTGAAPEADLYFIGCENYNIVNKSVEIDFSWFANAIERIIEINKTLPKEDKIRVLSISAGCQPETKGYKEFIEAAKKAVKENIFVATINMIEIYNEKFYFHGLDMDTFSDKDNVSVYKPTEWKKWLSKVEHIDNLDKYYEKKFNEDKPKELLLIPIDAKTLASPTGDKDYAFYREGGWSWTMPYIAGVYALACQVKPDITPEEFWKNALATGDRSPIEKENERYIGKIINPEKLISSLKK, encoded by the coding sequence TTGAAAAGAAAATTAGCTGCAGTGCTGTTATGCACAGCATTTGTATTAAATGCTTCTGCCTGTGACGCAAAAATAAAAAAGGAGACGCCAGTTTCAGCGGATGAAGCTAAAAAAGAAGTTGTAAGAATTACAAAGTTCCCTTTAGCTGTTGATTATCAAAGAGGGAGTTTAAATAGCCTGGAGAAGCTTAATGAGAATGTTGGCAAGTATAATCTTGATTTAAGGAGCTACAATATTGAGGCATTAGATTTGTCAGGCTATGAAAATAAGCTTAATAACGCTATGTTTGACAGCAAAACAAAATGGCCAGCCAAGCTTCCTAGCAATTTTAATCCTCAGAAGATGCTGGAGTTTCACAAAAATCCAGGTCTAGGATTAAGAAAGCTTCATGTAAAAGGGATTACTGGGAAAGGAATAAGTATCGCTTTTATAGATTATTCTCTTTTAGTTACTCATGAGCAGTATTACGACAGAGTTAAGATGTATGAAGAAGTTCATTACGCACCTAAAGAGGCTCAGCTGCATGCTCCTGCGGTTGCTTCTATTGCAGCAGGTAAGGATACAGGAGCGGCGCCAGAAGCTGATTTGTATTTTATTGGATGCGAAAACTATAATATAGTTAACAAGAGCGTGGAGATAGATTTTTCTTGGTTTGCTAATGCCATTGAAAGAATTATTGAAATAAACAAAACCCTGCCTAAGGAAGATAAGATTAGAGTATTATCAATTTCAGCAGGCTGTCAGCCTGAAACCAAAGGCTATAAAGAATTTATTGAAGCAGCTAAAAAAGCTGTAAAAGAAAATATTTTTGTTGCGACAATAAATATGATTGAAATCTATAATGAAAAGTTTTATTTTCATGGCTTAGATATGGATACCTTCTCAGATAAAGATAATGTTTCAGTTTATAAGCCAACAGAGTGGAAAAAATGGCTGTCAAAGGTTGAGCACATTGATAATCTTGATAAGTATTACGAAAAGAAATTTAATGAAGATAAACCTAAAGAATTATTGCTTATACCTATAGACGCTAAAACCTTAGCTAGTCCTACAGGTGATAAGGATTATGCATTTTATAGAGAAGGCGGTTGGAGCTGGACCATGCCGTATATTGCAGGGGTATATGCTTTAGCTTGCCAGGTTAAGCCTGATATTACTCCGGAAGAATTTTGGAAAAATGCGCTTGCAACAGGAGACCGCAGCCCCATAGAGAAAGAAAATGAAAGGTATATCGGGAAAATAATAAACCCTGAAAAGCTGATTTCAAGCTTAAAAAAATAG
- a CDS encoding AAA family ATPase, translated as MIPTKINKLFVITGASCIGKSTACEILFKNERDYIVMESDLLWAEVYNTPEDNYRKYRELWMRICSNISQIGMPVVLCGCAVPEQFELCNARVYFSDIIYIAITAGKDELIKRMKYGRSVTDENWLKSSEQFNEWLKENAMKTTPNIILVDNTHMSPEETANKIDEIIRLNMV; from the coding sequence ATGATACCAACTAAAATAAATAAGTTATTTGTGATTACAGGAGCAAGCTGCATCGGTAAGTCAACTGCTTGTGAAATTTTGTTTAAGAACGAAAGAGATTATATTGTAATGGAAAGCGATTTGCTTTGGGCAGAGGTATATAATACACCAGAAGATAACTATAGGAAGTATAGAGAATTATGGATGCGTATATGCAGCAATATTTCACAAATAGGTATGCCTGTAGTCTTATGTGGATGTGCAGTTCCTGAGCAGTTTGAGCTATGTAATGCTAGAGTGTATTTCTCTGATATAATTTATATCGCTATTACTGCTGGTAAAGATGAACTTATTAAACGAATGAAATATGGAAGAAGTGTGACAGACGAAAACTGGCTTAAGAGTTCTGAACAATTTAATGAATGGTTAAAAGAAAATGCAATGAAAACAACTCCCAATATTATATTGGTAGATAATACACACATGAGTCCAGAAGAAACAGCCAATAAAATAGATGAAATAATTAGACTAAATATGGTGTAG
- a CDS encoding class I SAM-dependent methyltransferase, translating into MKKIQDLLMCPECKSGLSETLKCEKCGSEFAYEQGVFDVVSPKALCNQEWQWEITDEMLQNEVETARKKAEDDADIKAYNAYKNKETLEAQKIHREYMEYLIEGFSGMVCDLSTGMGSNLQKMLNAKNKDFSIVCTDIDKRVLMLTRKLKQTDDNRVFYIATDGRSMSIKDNSFDYITSLAALGNIPDSDKVVRELYRMLKPKGKILIQGGYIEKGSKSFELAQSKGLERGLVEEYLINGLKAAGFENIVSTIVAEAIWAENPYDLLPVAGDTQRYCIIQAERTS; encoded by the coding sequence ATGAAAAAAATTCAAGATTTACTTATGTGTCCAGAATGTAAAAGCGGTCTGTCTGAGACGCTTAAGTGTGAGAAGTGTGGAAGTGAATTTGCTTATGAGCAGGGGGTTTTTGATGTTGTTTCTCCAAAAGCTTTATGCAATCAGGAGTGGCAGTGGGAGATAACGGATGAGATGCTCCAAAACGAGGTTGAGACCGCAAGAAAGAAAGCTGAGGATGATGCAGACATTAAAGCTTATAATGCATACAAAAACAAAGAAACTCTTGAGGCCCAAAAGATACATCGTGAATACATGGAGTACTTGATTGAAGGTTTTTCAGGTATGGTTTGCGATCTTTCTACGGGCATGGGAAGCAATCTTCAAAAAATGCTAAACGCAAAGAACAAAGATTTTTCTATTGTTTGTACAGATATAGACAAACGTGTCTTAATGCTGACCAGAAAATTAAAACAAACAGATGACAATAGAGTTTTCTATATAGCAACCGACGGCAGGTCTATGTCAATTAAGGATAACAGCTTTGACTACATTACTTCCTTAGCAGCACTTGGAAATATTCCTGACAGTGATAAGGTTGTAAGGGAATTATACAGGATGCTTAAGCCAAAGGGTAAAATCCTCATTCAAGGCGGCTATATTGAAAAAGGCAGCAAAAGCTTCGAGCTTGCCCAAAGTAAAGGCCTTGAACGAGGCTTGGTTGAAGAATATTTGATTAATGGCTTAAAAGCAGCGGGCTTTGAAAATATTGTATCAACCATTGTGGCAGAAGCTATATGGGCAGAGAATCCATATGATTTACTTCCTGTGGCAGGCGACACTCAGCGTTATTGCATAATTCAAGCTGAACGTACAAGCTAA
- a CDS encoding RNA polymerase sigma factor — translation MVDEALLSGLKMGNEIAFRKLYELYAEKIYKTAYMMTNDKVAAQDVVQEVFIKVFKKISDLKYKEAFSSWFYRITINSCLSYMSENSKVKVLFDENEFNNIPEERIYFNPEDNALERELYEEVMENIYKLPRLQRITIILYFYNEMTIKEIAGVMDCSEGTVKSRLFHGKKNLKEMLEHKKIGKGVSRYGFGKAD, via the coding sequence ATGGTTGATGAAGCTTTGCTTAGCGGCCTAAAAATGGGAAATGAGATTGCTTTTAGAAAATTATATGAGCTTTATGCAGAGAAGATATATAAAACTGCCTATATGATGACAAATGACAAGGTAGCTGCCCAGGATGTTGTTCAGGAAGTTTTTATTAAGGTATTTAAGAAAATAAGCGACCTGAAATACAAGGAGGCCTTTAGCTCTTGGTTTTATAGGATTACAATAAACAGCTGCCTAAGCTATATGAGCGAAAATTCTAAAGTAAAGGTTCTGTTTGATGAGAACGAGTTTAACAATATTCCTGAGGAAAGAATTTACTTTAACCCGGAAGATAATGCTCTGGAAAGAGAACTTTATGAAGAGGTTATGGAGAATATTTATAAGCTTCCAAGGCTTCAGAGAATAACCATAATACTTTACTTCTATAACGAAATGACTATTAAGGAAATAGCAGGCGTAATGGACTGCTCTGAGGGAACTGTAAAATCCAGATTGTTTCATGGAAAGAAAAACCTAAAAGAAATGCTTGAACATAAAAAGATTGGTAAAGGGGTGAGCAGGTATGGATTTGGAAAGGCTGATTAG
- a CDS encoding metal-sensing transcriptional repressor — translation MNEEKNKALMALKTSKGQIEGIIKMIEEGRYCVDVSNQIIAAQALLKKANMLILKQHIHHCVKDAVRNDKGDEKIDEIIDILEKIIQK, via the coding sequence ATGAACGAAGAAAAAAATAAAGCTCTTATGGCTTTAAAGACTTCAAAAGGTCAAATAGAAGGAATTATTAAAATGATTGAAGAGGGAAGGTATTGTGTTGACGTATCAAATCAGATAATTGCTGCACAAGCACTTCTAAAAAAAGCAAATATGCTTATCTTAAAGCAGCATATACATCATTGTGTAAAAGACGCCGTAAGAAATGATAAAGGCGATGAAAAAATAGATGAGATAATAGACATTTTAGAAAAGATTATTCAGAAATAA
- a CDS encoding NUDIX hydrolase gives MNYPVHIVSVGGLIENEEGKILMLLSPDRGWEIPGGQVEEGESLTNALKREVKEETGIEIVVGKLRTVYSNITKRVQLDGISSIGSIVNFGFTGKAISGELATSEESLEVAWVDRDKVLNLIGKDFMRDRVKNMLNPDDKIIYGVFTREPYILHEEQFI, from the coding sequence ATGAATTATCCAGTACATATTGTTTCTGTTGGCGGATTAATAGAAAATGAGGAAGGAAAAATATTAATGCTGTTAAGCCCAGACAGAGGATGGGAAATACCGGGTGGACAAGTTGAGGAAGGTGAATCTCTCACAAATGCATTAAAACGAGAAGTAAAAGAAGAAACTGGAATAGAGATTGTGGTTGGTAAGTTGAGGACAGTTTATTCAAATATAACAAAAAGAGTTCAACTTGATGGAATTAGTTCTATAGGTTCAATCGTTAACTTTGGATTTACTGGTAAAGCAATCTCAGGAGAGTTAGCCACAAGCGAAGAAAGTCTCGAGGTAGCTTGGGTAGATAGAGACAAAGTATTGAATTTAATCGGTAAAGACTTCATGAGAGATAGGGTAAAGAACATGTTAAATCCAGATGATAAAATCATTTATGGTGTTTTCACTCGTGAACCTTATATTCTTCATGAAGAACAATTTATATGA
- a CDS encoding GNAT family N-acetyltransferase produces MGINFRPVDKDNWLDCVNLEVTEEQNDFVTNNTFSVLQSHYDDRNYPVAIYDDNTMVGFLMYLYDEDFKAHRLRRFMIDKDYQRNGYGKLALLKLKELIKNKYDGDKLYTSVKPQNNVAKCLYERVGFKETGEVRWGEEILKVDL; encoded by the coding sequence ATGGGTATTAATTTTAGACCTGTAGATAAAGATAATTGGCTTGATTGTGTTAATTTAGAGGTTACAGAAGAGCAAAATGATTTTGTTACAAACAACACATTTTCTGTACTTCAATCTCATTATGATGATAGAAATTATCCAGTAGCAATATACGATGACAACACAATGGTTGGATTTTTGATGTATCTATACGACGAAGATTTTAAGGCGCATAGATTGCGAAGATTCATGATAGATAAGGATTATCAGCGCAATGGATATGGCAAACTGGCACTTTTAAAACTTAAAGAGTTAATTAAGAATAAGTATGATGGAGATAAGCTGTACACAAGCGTAAAGCCTCAAAATAATGTTGCTAAATGCTTATATGAAAGAGTGGGTTTTAAAGAGACTGGAGAAGTGCGTTGGGGCGAAGAAATATTAAAGGTAGATTTATAG
- a CDS encoding YdcF family protein, translating into MRIIDDISNFIFVEDKPQKADIIFIPGGSYAEISEEAAKLWHQRYSDLILPSGKYSVKRGYFPGPLSKGDIYNKKYNTEWEFLKDALIQNGVDEKSVLREDNSQYTYQNALFSKEVTDKYNLNIKKAIICCKSFHARRCLMYYQIAYPQTEFIVCPSNIKGINKESWFKTEEGIDKVMGELMRCGSQFKEVFGAGLLAL; encoded by the coding sequence ATGAGAATTATAGACGACATATCCAACTTTATCTTTGTTGAGGATAAGCCGCAAAAGGCAGATATAATTTTTATTCCTGGTGGGTCATATGCTGAAATTTCAGAAGAAGCAGCTAAGCTTTGGCACCAGAGGTATTCTGATTTAATTCTTCCTTCAGGTAAATACAGTGTGAAGCGCGGATATTTTCCAGGGCCGCTTTCAAAAGGAGATATATATAATAAAAAATACAATACTGAATGGGAATTTTTAAAGGATGCGCTTATTCAAAATGGAGTTGATGAGAAAAGTGTATTAAGGGAAGACAACTCTCAATATACCTATCAAAATGCTTTATTTTCTAAAGAAGTTACAGATAAGTATAACTTAAATATTAAAAAAGCTATCATATGCTGCAAGTCTTTCCATGCAAGGCGATGCTTAATGTATTATCAAATTGCGTATCCGCAAACTGAATTTATAGTTTGTCCCTCAAACATTAAAGGGATTAATAAAGAGAGCTGGTTCAAAACTGAGGAAGGTATTGATAAGGTAATGGGCGAGCTTATGAGGTGCGGAAGTCAGTTTAAAGAGGTTTTTGGCGCTGGCTTATTAGCATTATGA